The following are from one region of the Candidatus Binataceae bacterium genome:
- a CDS encoding acyl-CoA dehydrogenase family protein: protein MSAIAFDLPEEVRVARDGLSAFAQAEILPRHEKHRALLENPRVLYRDDGRYSDEAIALIREVRQLAAKAGFYGMCVPEHLGGGGLGHLAYYVGWEELFRTCGPQNWLMLYVISHWAFGPSRLLEQVTPQARERILAPMMAGEASMCFGLSEPGAGSDAAALTTHATPDGDGWRISGRKIWTTNAPIADYCIVFAITDAARAAARKGGISAFLIPTSSPGFEVPRVIQLFGHIGGDEGEVSLDDVFVEPWQLVGELNRGFDAALYGVSLGRIYNSARAVGYGRWALERALDYSKVRNAFGKPIAEYQGVTFPLAETAMELHAAHLMGLNAATLLDRGEQAVKELSMTKAYSVQAGFRAVDRAIQTHGAIGFTNELGFHHAWHALRIVNVADGTNEILNRTVVQRLLKGDTAL from the coding sequence ATGTCAGCAATCGCATTCGATCTTCCCGAGGAAGTCCGCGTCGCGCGCGACGGCCTGAGCGCATTCGCACAGGCGGAAATTCTGCCCCGCCATGAGAAGCATCGCGCGCTGCTCGAAAATCCGCGCGTCCTTTATCGCGACGATGGCCGCTACTCCGACGAGGCGATCGCGCTCATCCGCGAAGTCCGCCAGCTGGCCGCCAAGGCCGGCTTCTATGGCATGTGCGTCCCGGAACACCTGGGCGGCGGCGGCCTCGGTCATCTCGCCTACTACGTGGGATGGGAAGAGTTGTTTCGTACTTGCGGTCCGCAGAACTGGCTAATGCTATACGTCATCAGCCATTGGGCCTTCGGCCCGAGCCGCTTGCTGGAGCAGGTCACGCCGCAGGCTCGCGAGCGAATCCTCGCGCCGATGATGGCGGGTGAAGCCTCGATGTGCTTCGGACTATCGGAACCAGGTGCGGGTTCCGATGCCGCTGCGCTCACCACGCACGCCACGCCCGACGGCGACGGCTGGCGCATCTCGGGCCGCAAAATCTGGACGACCAACGCGCCGATCGCCGACTACTGCATCGTATTCGCGATTACCGATGCGGCCCGCGCCGCGGCGCGCAAAGGTGGAATCTCTGCCTTCCTTATTCCGACGTCGTCGCCGGGCTTCGAAGTGCCGCGCGTCATCCAACTGTTCGGGCACATCGGCGGTGACGAAGGCGAGGTGAGTCTCGACGATGTTTTCGTGGAACCGTGGCAACTCGTAGGCGAGCTCAACCGCGGCTTCGATGCGGCGCTTTACGGCGTCTCGCTGGGTCGCATCTACAACTCGGCGCGTGCGGTCGGATACGGCAGATGGGCACTCGAGCGCGCGCTCGACTACTCAAAAGTCCGCAACGCGTTCGGAAAACCGATCGCGGAATACCAGGGCGTAACGTTCCCGCTCGCCGAGACCGCGATGGAACTGCACGCGGCGCATCTGATGGGCCTCAACGCCGCGACCTTGCTCGACAGGGGAGAGCAGGCGGTGAAGGAACTCTCGATGACGAAGGCGTATTCGGTGCAGGCCGGATTTCGCGCCGTCGATCGCGCAATACAGACGCACGGCGCGATCGGCTTCACCAACGAACTCGGGTTCCATCATGCGTGGCATGCGCTCAGGATTGTCAACGTCGCCGACGGTACTAACGAGATCCTAAATCGCACGGTCGTGCAGCGTCTGCTGAAAGGCGACACCGCCTTATAG
- a CDS encoding KUP/HAK/KT family potassium transporter translates to MDAREQTGSFPVEHPKTPLVLVATLGIVFGDLGTSPLYAMQTIVDDFGGKFTSESAVGILSLLFWSLIITISIKYCVFVMRADNNGEGGILALMSSIDTDWHGRGRALIVMGLFGAALIYGDGVITPSISVLSALEGLDVATDVFKPHIVLMASAILLLLFLIQSRGTASIGRFFGPVMLVWFAMLAILGVRGIAMHPSVLAAVSPHYALELLAQLRWRGFVILGGVFLAITGGEALYADMGHFGAGPIRAGWYCVVLPALLLNYAGQTALVVAYPATPVNPFFELAPRWSIYPLVAIATAATIIASQAIITGSFSLTRQAMQLGWLPGVRIKQTSADEYGQIYVPLVNWMMMLATVALTVTFRTSENLAGAYGTAVSTTMLLTTMLLYNVMRGRWGWPPYLALLICGLLLIVDLGFFSANLLKIDRGGWIPLTLGALIFVAMTTWRAGIEAVHARYALNEEASEHFLERIRARQIPRVPGVAIFLTRARAGIPAVMIQYFAIFGALREQNVALTVQFENYPHCAHADRLSVTPIAEGLWHITMHYGFNEVPNIPMSLRAAPDHGCPVDFTKAVYFAERDEATRGKHHPRLWKWQVMLFDFMFRNSVRPVDLFTVPAASFVEIGRTIEI, encoded by the coding sequence ATGGATGCGCGCGAACAGACCGGCAGTTTTCCCGTCGAGCATCCCAAGACGCCGCTGGTGCTGGTCGCGACGCTTGGGATCGTGTTTGGCGATCTCGGCACCAGCCCGCTGTATGCAATGCAGACGATCGTCGATGATTTCGGCGGCAAGTTCACGTCCGAGAGCGCGGTCGGCATCCTGTCGCTGCTCTTCTGGTCGCTCATCATTACGATCTCGATCAAGTACTGCGTCTTCGTGATGCGCGCCGACAATAACGGCGAAGGCGGCATCCTCGCTCTCATGTCGTCCATCGACACGGACTGGCACGGACGCGGCCGCGCGCTGATCGTGATGGGGCTCTTCGGCGCGGCGCTGATCTACGGCGATGGAGTCATCACGCCATCGATCTCGGTGCTGAGTGCGCTCGAAGGCCTGGACGTCGCGACCGATGTTTTCAAGCCGCATATCGTGCTGATGGCGAGCGCAATCCTGCTCCTACTGTTTCTCATACAGAGCCGCGGCACTGCCAGTATCGGCAGGTTCTTCGGGCCAGTGATGCTGGTATGGTTTGCGATGCTCGCGATCTTGGGTGTGCGCGGAATCGCGATGCACCCGAGTGTGCTTGCCGCCGTCAGTCCGCATTATGCGCTCGAACTGCTGGCGCAACTCCGATGGCGCGGCTTTGTCATTCTTGGCGGCGTGTTCCTGGCGATCACCGGCGGCGAGGCGCTTTACGCCGACATGGGCCATTTCGGCGCCGGTCCAATTCGAGCGGGATGGTACTGCGTCGTACTGCCCGCGCTATTGCTCAACTACGCGGGCCAGACGGCGCTCGTTGTCGCTTATCCCGCGACGCCGGTTAATCCATTTTTCGAGCTGGCGCCGCGGTGGTCTATCTATCCCCTCGTCGCGATCGCAACCGCGGCGACAATTATCGCGAGCCAGGCAATCATCACAGGTTCGTTTTCGCTGACGCGCCAGGCGATGCAACTCGGGTGGCTGCCTGGCGTGCGCATCAAGCAGACCTCCGCCGATGAGTACGGACAAATCTACGTGCCGCTGGTGAACTGGATGATGATGCTGGCGACGGTGGCGCTCACCGTCACCTTCCGCACCTCGGAAAACCTCGCCGGTGCTTACGGCACAGCAGTATCGACCACGATGCTGCTGACTACAATGCTGCTGTACAACGTAATGCGCGGCCGTTGGGGATGGCCGCCCTACCTTGCACTGCTGATCTGCGGACTGCTGCTGATCGTCGATTTGGGGTTCTTCTCTGCGAACCTGCTCAAGATCGATCGCGGCGGATGGATCCCGCTCACTCTTGGCGCACTAATTTTCGTCGCAATGACGACGTGGCGTGCCGGAATCGAAGCCGTGCACGCGCGCTACGCGTTGAACGAGGAAGCGAGTGAGCATTTTCTCGAGCGGATACGCGCGCGGCAGATCCCGCGTGTTCCCGGTGTTGCGATTTTCCTGACCCGTGCCCGCGCTGGAATTCCCGCGGTGATGATCCAGTACTTTGCGATCTTCGGCGCGCTACGCGAACAGAACGTTGCGCTGACGGTTCAGTTCGAAAATTACCCGCACTGCGCGCATGCGGATCGCTTGAGCGTCACCCCGATTGCAGAGGGACTTTGGCACATCACGATGCACTATGGATTCAACGAAGTGCCAAACATTCCGATGTCGCTGCGTGCGGCGCCCGATCACGGCTGTCCCGTCGATTTTACCAAGGCGGTTTACTTCGCCGAGCGTGACGAAGCAACGCGCGGCAAACATCATCCACGGCTATGGAAATGGCAGGTGATGCTCTTTGACTTCATGTTTCGCAATTCGGTGCGACCGGTGGATCTCTTCACCGTGCCGGCGGCGAGCTTCGTCGAGATTGGCCGCACGATCGAGATTTGA
- a CDS encoding HPF/RaiA family ribosome-associated protein translates to MQRPLKITSRDFTLSPGIEEEIRDKVAALEHFYGRITGCEVVVEGGVHHHRHGGPFRVRIHLTVPGGDITINRQAEDDLAVAVRESFAAARRRIEDHIRELRGDTKTHEEAPEGIVKKLFASEGYGFLLTPEGDEIYFHRNSVLHPGFDQLVVGCIVRFNQELGENGPQASTVAMLNPHRERRRAAE, encoded by the coding sequence ATGCAACGACCGCTGAAAATAACGTCCCGCGATTTCACTCTTTCTCCCGGCATCGAGGAGGAGATCCGCGACAAGGTCGCCGCGCTCGAGCATTTCTACGGCCGGATTACCGGATGCGAAGTCGTCGTCGAAGGCGGCGTCCATCATCATCGCCACGGCGGCCCGTTCCGTGTGCGGATACATTTGACGGTTCCCGGCGGCGATATCACGATCAACAGGCAGGCCGAAGACGACCTCGCAGTCGCGGTGCGCGAGTCTTTCGCCGCCGCGCGGCGCCGCATTGAAGATCATATTCGTGAGCTGCGCGGCGACACGAAGACCCACGAAGAGGCCCCGGAGGGTATCGTCAAAAAGCTGTTCGCGAGCGAGGGCTACGGATTTCTTCTCACGCCCGAAGGCGACGAGATCTATTTCCATCGCAACAGTGTGCTGCATCCTGGATTCGATCAACTCGTCGTCGGCTGCATCGTTCGATTCAACCAGGAGTTGGGAGAAAACGGCCCGCAGGCGAGCACGGTGGCGATGCTGAATCCGCATCGCGAGCGCCGACGCGCCGCAGAGTAA
- a CDS encoding cytochrome P450: MDLKEIDLLDIDRFTDRVPHEWFTYLRHNAPIYRHPEPDNGPGFWVVTRYADVIEVGRDGATYSSEQSRGGVVALDDVSASQQLSNEGRMMLTMDAPDHTRYRSLVNRGFTPRMIAKLKPHLQEMVTTIVDRALAKGELDFVLEVAAELPLQVIAEILGVPFSDRHKVFEWSNKMIGSKDPEYSVSDDQARGAAIEMFMYSQELAKQRLAHPQDDIVTTLLNSDVDGDQLSEMDFNLFFLLLAVAGNETTRNALSHGVLTMIEHPDQYRLLRQNPELVPPAIEEILRWASPVMYFRRNITRDTTLGGQALKAGEKISIWYISANRDESVFKDPFKFDITRSPNEHVAFGGGGPHFCLGASLARLEMNLLFDELVKRVDTIELAGDVKRLRSNFINGIKHLPVRMKGGAAGSRGVSASA; the protein is encoded by the coding sequence GTGGATCTGAAAGAAATCGATCTGCTGGATATCGATCGCTTCACCGACCGCGTACCCCACGAATGGTTCACCTACCTGCGCCACAACGCGCCCATCTACCGTCATCCCGAGCCTGACAACGGACCGGGCTTCTGGGTCGTCACGCGCTATGCCGACGTGATCGAGGTCGGGCGCGACGGCGCCACCTACTCTTCCGAGCAATCGCGCGGCGGCGTGGTCGCACTCGACGACGTGTCGGCCTCGCAGCAGCTCTCCAACGAGGGCCGCATGATGCTGACGATGGACGCGCCGGATCACACGCGCTACCGCTCGCTGGTCAACCGCGGCTTTACACCGCGGATGATCGCGAAGCTCAAGCCGCATCTGCAGGAAATGGTCACGACCATCGTCGATCGCGCGCTCGCCAAGGGCGAACTTGATTTTGTCCTTGAAGTCGCGGCCGAGCTGCCTCTTCAAGTGATAGCCGAGATTCTCGGCGTTCCATTTTCGGACCGGCACAAGGTCTTCGAATGGAGCAACAAGATGATCGGCAGCAAGGATCCCGAATACTCAGTCAGCGACGACCAGGCGCGCGGCGCCGCGATCGAGATGTTCATGTATTCGCAGGAGCTCGCCAAGCAGCGCCTGGCGCATCCGCAGGATGACATCGTGACAACGCTGCTCAACTCCGACGTTGACGGCGATCAGCTGTCGGAAATGGACTTCAACCTTTTCTTTCTGTTGCTGGCCGTCGCCGGCAACGAGACCACGCGCAACGCCCTCTCCCACGGCGTGCTGACGATGATCGAGCATCCCGATCAGTACCGGCTGCTGAGACAGAATCCGGAGCTGGTGCCGCCGGCGATCGAGGAAATCCTGCGCTGGGCGTCGCCGGTGATGTACTTCCGGCGCAATATTACGCGCGACACGACGCTCGGCGGGCAGGCGCTCAAGGCGGGCGAGAAGATCAGCATCTGGTATATCTCGGCCAACCGCGACGAAAGCGTCTTCAAGGATCCATTTAAGTTCGATATCACACGCTCGCCCAACGAACACGTTGCGTTCGGCGGCGGCGGTCCGCATTTCTGTCTCGGCGCGAGTCTGGCGCGGCTCGAAATGAATTTGCTCTTCGACGAACTCGTGAAGCGTGTCGATACGATCGAGCTCGCGGGCGATGTGAAGCGGCTGCGCTCGAACTTTATCAACGGCATCAAGCATCTGCCGGTGCGCATGAAAGGTGGCGCCGCGGGCTCGCGCGGAGTTAGCGCGTCCGCATGA
- a CDS encoding XRE family transcriptional regulator yields MIDSAASELGERLGRLRSGRGWTLAELANRSGLSKPYLSRLESGVRQPSLGALLTLARVYETPLQSLVDTGAHQQSSPVVIRGSKANIQRGNGLRYRAISSGGALQNLSAVHVTVPRRRRQTKLSQHEGEELLYVLSGKLNLVFDNESHALLPGDAAHFDAHLPHRLNASGETDAEVLLVAYVPNRGKGDGAGGTTHTQSRRKASDRRVKQELLTTIAICSSLDDAHEEAPRA; encoded by the coding sequence ATGATTGACTCCGCCGCATCCGAGTTGGGCGAGCGCCTCGGCCGTCTGCGCAGCGGGCGCGGATGGACGCTGGCGGAGCTCGCCAACCGCAGCGGCTTATCGAAGCCGTATTTGTCGCGGCTCGAAAGCGGTGTGCGTCAGCCCTCACTCGGCGCGCTGCTGACGCTCGCACGTGTTTATGAGACTCCGCTGCAATCGCTGGTCGATACGGGCGCGCATCAACAGTCGTCGCCGGTTGTCATTCGCGGCAGTAAGGCCAATATCCAACGCGGCAACGGGCTCCGCTATCGCGCAATCTCGAGCGGCGGCGCGCTTCAGAACCTGAGCGCCGTGCATGTCACCGTACCGCGCCGCCGGCGCCAGACCAAACTCTCGCAGCACGAGGGCGAAGAACTTCTCTATGTGCTTTCGGGCAAGTTGAATCTTGTGTTCGACAACGAAAGTCACGCCTTATTGCCCGGCGATGCCGCCCATTTCGACGCTCATCTTCCGCATAGACTCAACGCGAGCGGCGAGACCGATGCCGAGGTGCTGCTCGTCGCGTACGTTCCGAATCGCGGCAAAGGCGACGGCGCGGGCGGCACGACTCACACGCAATCGCGGCGTAAAGCCAGCGATCGTCGCGTCAAACAGGAGTTGCTGACGACGATCGCGATCTGCTCATCGCTCGACGACGCGCACGAAGAAGCTCCTCGCGCCTAG
- a CDS encoding DUF4279 domain-containing protein — translation MRRELLVSLDILSASMSLAELSAALRYEPSAASSHDKGSPRKTPRGDEKWQETTWRLDSDEPKNNPVEVHIARLAKLLPPEDLVAVLPSECKVVITAGVMHDAYAPTLDVPSASIEIINAYRAELELSFYPTDFGKE, via the coding sequence ATGCGCAGGGAGCTGCTGGTCTCGCTGGATATCCTCAGCGCTTCGATGTCGCTTGCCGAATTGTCGGCAGCATTAAGGTACGAACCATCAGCCGCGAGCTCCCACGACAAAGGTTCGCCGCGTAAGACACCCAGAGGCGATGAAAAGTGGCAGGAAACGACTTGGCGCTTGGACTCCGACGAGCCGAAGAACAATCCGGTCGAGGTTCATATCGCACGGCTCGCGAAGCTATTGCCTCCCGAGGACCTGGTCGCGGTCCTGCCGAGCGAGTGCAAAGTTGTAATCACCGCTGGTGTCATGCACGACGCTTACGCGCCGACGCTCGACGTTCCGTCGGCGAGCATCGAGATCATCAATGCGTACAGAGCCGAGCTGGAATTGAGCTTCTATCCAACCGACTTCGGCAAAGAGTGA
- a CDS encoding serine hydrolase yields MQGAPPPNPPAIVEQMVKPYMERTDTHGVAIAVYVKGKEYLLTYGDDGNDPPNKVTPDLVFGIGSVTKTMTAAMLAYQTIGEGGKPPLKNINACVCDYLPSDVKEYGRGIRKVTLLELATHTSSFPSRIPGHPGTELYAGKPPSPDLIKWWEDFLKPPYPPEILYSNVGYVTLGYALEGPDSKPTFPELLREDITGPLAMTHTFTQIPSGVPLAQGFVRKTAVDMDETDIKSSGHDMLIWLKANIGVLDKTIPPHLAEALRVTHRIWFMTDPDQRFNMGLGWEVFSKDPDVPVIVSKNGASMRGGFSAWIGFMPEEKVGVAILTNEFNQGRDAELGVVDDTGVPTPINPTALGRQLLMQLDGVPAAPAKPKTKTFGERLRSLFDTED; encoded by the coding sequence ATGCAGGGAGCGCCGCCACCGAATCCGCCCGCGATTGTCGAGCAGATGGTCAAGCCGTACATGGAGCGGACCGACACGCACGGCGTCGCCATTGCCGTGTATGTCAAAGGAAAAGAGTACCTGCTGACTTATGGCGACGACGGCAACGATCCGCCGAACAAGGTCACGCCGGATTTGGTCTTCGGCATCGGTTCGGTGACCAAGACGATGACGGCGGCGATGCTCGCGTACCAGACGATTGGCGAAGGCGGCAAGCCTCCTCTCAAGAACATCAATGCGTGCGTCTGCGACTATCTGCCGTCGGACGTGAAGGAGTACGGCCGCGGGATCAGGAAGGTGACGCTGCTCGAGCTCGCGACGCATACATCGTCGTTCCCAAGCCGAATCCCGGGCCATCCCGGAACCGAGCTCTATGCCGGCAAGCCGCCCTCGCCCGATCTAATCAAGTGGTGGGAAGACTTTCTCAAGCCCCCCTACCCGCCCGAGATTCTCTACTCGAACGTCGGTTATGTGACGCTCGGCTATGCGCTCGAAGGGCCGGACAGCAAGCCGACCTTTCCGGAGCTTCTGAGGGAGGACATCACGGGCCCACTTGCGATGACGCATACGTTCACGCAGATCCCGAGCGGAGTCCCCCTTGCCCAGGGATTCGTGCGCAAAACCGCTGTCGACATGGATGAAACTGACATCAAGTCGAGCGGACATGACATGCTGATATGGCTCAAGGCGAATATCGGTGTGCTCGACAAAACGATCCCGCCGCATCTGGCCGAGGCGCTGCGCGTCACCCACCGCATCTGGTTCATGACCGATCCCGATCAGCGCTTCAACATGGGTCTCGGATGGGAGGTCTTCAGCAAGGATCCGGATGTCCCGGTGATCGTGTCGAAGAACGGCGCCTCGATGCGCGGGGGGTTCTCGGCATGGATCGGCTTCATGCCGGAAGAAAAAGTCGGCGTCGCGATCCTGACCAACGAATTCAACCAGGGCCGCGACGCCGAACTCGGCGTAGTCGACGATACCGGCGTGCCAACTCCGATCAATCCGACTGCTCTGGGCCGCCAGCTATTGATGCAACTCGACGGCGTTCCGGCGGCTCCGGCCAAGCCAAAAACAAAAACATTCGGCGAGCGCCTAAGATCGCTGTTCGATACTGAAGATTGA
- a CDS encoding MOSC domain-containing protein: MSIQQTIGQGAGAELAPVGSVISLRRYPVKSMMGEELEAAYLNGSGLLGDRAYAVIDCATGKVASAKNPRKWPTLFGFKASYCAPPRPETAIPPVTITLPDGASIRSDSLEVTKLLASALAREVALKCGAAEKVTLEEYWPDMDDLAHRDMVTDEAMPAQTFFDCAPVHIVTTATLTKLAELYPGGQFDSARFRPNILISTGSTEAWFIENTWVGRTIAIGPEVELKITGDTGRCVMTTLAQGGLPRDLSVLKTAVQHNQGRVGVYATVVKGGTVRHSDVVRV; the protein is encoded by the coding sequence ATGAGTATTCAACAGACAATCGGGCAGGGTGCCGGCGCGGAGTTGGCGCCGGTCGGTTCGGTGATTTCGCTGCGGCGGTATCCGGTGAAATCGATGATGGGTGAGGAGCTCGAAGCGGCCTATCTCAACGGCAGCGGGCTGCTGGGAGATCGCGCCTACGCCGTGATCGACTGCGCGACCGGTAAGGTCGCGAGCGCCAAGAATCCGCGCAAATGGCCGACGTTGTTCGGCTTCAAAGCAAGCTATTGCGCGCCGCCGCGGCCAGAGACTGCGATTCCGCCAGTCACGATCACGCTTCCGGATGGCGCCTCGATTCGCAGCGATTCCCTCGAAGTCACAAAGCTCCTCGCCAGCGCGCTCGCGCGCGAAGTTGCGCTGAAATGCGGCGCCGCCGAAAAGGTGACGCTCGAGGAGTACTGGCCCGACATGGACGACCTGGCCCATCGCGATATGGTGACCGACGAAGCGATGCCCGCGCAGACCTTCTTCGACTGCGCTCCCGTTCATATCGTGACGACCGCGACGCTAACCAAGCTCGCCGAACTGTATCCCGGCGGACAGTTTGATTCCGCACGCTTTCGCCCGAACATCCTGATCTCCACCGGCTCAACCGAAGCCTGGTTCATCGAGAACACTTGGGTCGGTCGCACGATCGCGATCGGTCCCGAGGTCGAGCTGAAGATAACGGGCGATACTGGCCGCTGCGTAATGACGACGCTGGCCCAGGGCGGGCTGCCGCGCGACTTGAGCGTGCTCAAAACCGCGGTGCAGCACAATCAGGGACGCGTCGGAGTTTACGCGACGGTGGTGAAGGGCGGCACGGTGCGCCATTCCGACGTGGTCCGCGTCTAA
- a CDS encoding TetR family transcriptional regulator has protein sequence MIRKSARSVAASWPVSDPADNERLSARQLARRKRIVAAAMDLAARGGYDAVQMRDVANHARVALGTLYRYFSSKDHLLAWTWIDWSQDLQEHLVRNPPRGAKPAERIMDFIERATQALEREPKLASALLKSLLSPDLKAEGPRRELFAVMRRVIDKELANLSERDRAGIYEILGHVWYANLLMWVSGRSESVQVRENLATACRLLIANH, from the coding sequence ATGATCAGAAAATCCGCGCGCTCGGTCGCGGCGAGTTGGCCTGTCTCAGACCCTGCCGATAACGAGCGGCTGAGCGCGCGCCAGCTCGCGCGGCGCAAACGAATCGTCGCGGCGGCGATGGATCTCGCGGCTCGTGGTGGATACGACGCCGTGCAGATGCGCGACGTAGCGAATCACGCGAGGGTCGCGCTAGGCACGCTCTATCGCTACTTTTCCTCGAAAGATCACCTGCTCGCGTGGACCTGGATCGACTGGTCGCAGGACCTGCAGGAGCATCTGGTGCGCAATCCGCCGCGGGGCGCGAAGCCTGCCGAGCGCATCATGGATTTCATCGAACGCGCAACGCAGGCGCTCGAGCGCGAGCCGAAGCTGGCCAGCGCCCTGCTCAAGTCCCTGCTCTCTCCCGATCTCAAGGCTGAAGGTCCGCGGCGCGAGCTCTTCGCCGTGATGCGCCGTGTTATCGACAAGGAGCTAGCGAACCTGAGCGAGCGCGATCGCGCGGGCATCTACGAAATCCTCGGTCACGTCTGGTACGCGAACCTGCTGATGTGGGTAAGCGGTCGCAGCGAATCCGTCCAGGTGCGCGAGAATCTCGCCACCGCTTGCCGCCTGCTAATCGCGAATCACTGA